In Candidatus Methylomirabilota bacterium, one genomic interval encodes:
- the pssA gene encoding CDP-diacylglycerol--serine O-phosphatidyltransferase: MRRRHLPGEGARGPRRRRWQELREQRRRGIFLLPSLLTTGNLFCGFLALVLTAQQRFTEAAVSLFVAMVMDMLDGKVARLTKTTTQFGVEFDSLADVVSFGVAPAFMVYSLALAPLGRAAWLGAFLFVICGALRLARFNVYTGVTDRRYFVGLPIPAAAGMVASVALLVDGDELERWQASLIAIGTYLVSLLMVSTFRYYSFKEIDLSRRRPVGLLLLVVLGVLIVATHPQWFLFALFAAYLLSGPTRPLWARRRDMLLLADKAPRDAH; encoded by the coding sequence ATGAGGCGCCGACATCTGCCGGGTGAGGGAGCGCGCGGTCCGCGGCGTCGACGCTGGCAGGAGCTCCGCGAGCAGCGGCGCCGGGGCATCTTCCTGCTGCCGAGCCTGCTGACCACCGGGAATCTCTTCTGCGGCTTCCTGGCCCTCGTCCTGACCGCGCAACAGCGCTTCACCGAGGCCGCGGTGTCTCTGTTCGTCGCGATGGTCATGGACATGCTCGACGGCAAGGTGGCGCGGCTCACCAAGACCACCACCCAGTTCGGCGTGGAGTTCGACTCGCTCGCCGACGTGGTCTCGTTCGGCGTCGCTCCCGCGTTCATGGTTTACTCGCTGGCCCTCGCCCCGCTCGGGCGCGCGGCCTGGCTGGGGGCCTTCCTGTTCGTGATCTGCGGCGCCCTGCGCCTGGCCCGCTTCAACGTATACACCGGCGTCACGGACCGACGCTACTTCGTGGGCCTGCCCATTCCCGCCGCCGCGGGCATGGTGGCCTCGGTGGCGCTGCTCGTGGACGGTGACGAGCTCGAGCGCTGGCAGGCGAGCCTGATCGCGATCGGCACCTATCTCGTCTCGCTCCTCATGGTCTCCACGTTCCGCTACTACAGCTTCAAGGAGATCGATCTCTCGCGGCGGCGCCCCGTCGGGCTCCTGCTCCTCGTCGTCCTCGGCGTGCTGATCGTTGCCACCCACCCGCAGTGGTTCCTCTTCGCCCTCTTCGCCGCGTATCTCCTGAGCGGCCCCACGCGTCCCCTCTGGGCACGCCGCCGGGACATGCTGCTGTTGGCGGACAAGGCCCCGCGGGACGCGCACTGA
- the leuB gene encoding 3-isopropylmalate dehydrogenase has translation MHKIAFLPGDGIGQEVTPEARRVLEVVGKATGASFEFEMGLVGGAAIDATGGPLPEAALRLCQQADAILFGSVGGPKWDSLPQEVRPERGLLRIRKELDLFANLRPAKCFPMLVDASPLKRSVVEGTDLMVIRELTAGLYFGEPRGREVLPGGGEKAINTMSYTTKEIERVVRAAFDVAMKRKKRLASVDKSNVLIVSQLWRDTVNRVAKDYPQVEVEHVLVDNCAMALIHKPTHFDTLVTENT, from the coding sequence GTGCACAAGATCGCGTTCCTGCCCGGCGACGGCATCGGCCAGGAGGTCACCCCCGAGGCGCGCCGCGTCCTCGAGGTGGTGGGCAAGGCCACCGGGGCCAGCTTCGAGTTCGAGATGGGCCTGGTGGGCGGCGCCGCCATCGACGCCACCGGCGGCCCGCTGCCCGAGGCCGCGCTGCGGCTGTGCCAGCAGGCGGACGCCATCCTGTTCGGCTCCGTGGGCGGGCCCAAGTGGGACAGCCTGCCGCAGGAAGTGCGGCCGGAGCGCGGCCTGCTCCGCATCCGCAAGGAGCTGGACCTCTTCGCCAACCTCCGTCCGGCGAAGTGCTTCCCCATGCTGGTGGACGCCTCGCCGCTCAAGCGCTCGGTCGTGGAGGGGACGGACCTGATGGTGATCCGCGAGCTCACCGCCGGCCTCTACTTCGGCGAGCCGCGCGGCCGCGAGGTCCTGCCCGGCGGCGGCGAGAAGGCCATCAACACGATGTCGTACACCACCAAGGAGATCGAGCGTGTGGTGCGCGCCGCGTTCGACGTGGCGATGAAGCGGAAGAAGCGGCTGGCCTCGGTGGACAAGTCCAACGTGCTCATCGTGTCCCAGCTGTGGCGGGACACCGTGAACCGTGTGGCCAAGGACTATCCCCAGGTGGAAGTGGAGCACGTGCTCGTCGACAACTGCGCGATGGCCCTGATCCACAAGCCGACCCACTTCGACACGCTGGTCACCGAGAACACC